A window of Leptospira fainei serovar Hurstbridge str. BUT 6 contains these coding sequences:
- a CDS encoding CehA/McbA family metallohydrolase domain-containing protein: protein MNFRNWKRSLLGIFATIIVTILGFNAWSLFFLRSDIKPKLIPDNIQSGGREIQDPYLKSTKLKWVKTAIHLHSNQAWFTPIRNSPEEILEVYSKNGYQILAFTDYERVTKVESNKTAQIPGYEWGRNLVKRHLTVLGVEEADHDFFPLFAFPENIQWEIDSLRKKGAFVAINHPLLNDSFPLGILERLRGYNAIEVLSPFGDILTYWDQLLSLGVSSFCMAGDDLHYLPKEEYLKVAKTGFPSLRQIATEWYDEDGESLMRYILLNTNSVDKNDVLAALKDGNYACVRKMSRVLSDPKVKAFGIRNGGEVFYEFEETPLSVDFIGRNGETLSRSYGKKTGTYRFRPGDLYVRIQAFLPTGLILSNPFYRRDISN, encoded by the coding sequence ATGAATTTCCGAAACTGGAAACGATCTCTCCTGGGTATTTTCGCCACAATCATCGTAACCATCTTGGGGTTCAATGCGTGGAGTCTTTTTTTTCTACGTTCGGATATTAAACCGAAATTGATCCCGGATAATATTCAATCCGGAGGACGGGAAATCCAGGATCCCTATCTAAAATCGACTAAACTGAAATGGGTTAAAACTGCAATTCATTTGCATAGCAATCAGGCTTGGTTTACGCCAATCAGAAACTCACCGGAAGAAATCCTAGAGGTTTATTCCAAGAATGGATATCAAATTCTCGCGTTCACGGATTATGAAAGAGTAACTAAAGTAGAATCAAATAAGACGGCCCAAATCCCAGGCTACGAGTGGGGGAGAAATCTTGTAAAGAGGCATCTCACCGTTTTGGGTGTCGAAGAAGCAGACCATGATTTTTTTCCCTTATTCGCTTTTCCCGAAAATATACAATGGGAGATCGATAGTCTTCGGAAAAAAGGCGCATTTGTCGCAATCAATCATCCGCTACTAAACGATAGTTTTCCTCTGGGAATTCTGGAAAGACTAAGAGGATACAATGCAATCGAAGTACTATCACCGTTCGGAGATATACTTACTTATTGGGATCAATTGCTGAGCCTTGGCGTATCTTCTTTCTGCATGGCAGGGGACGACTTGCATTATCTTCCGAAGGAAGAATACTTAAAAGTCGCAAAAACAGGATTTCCTAGCTTACGTCAAATTGCCACCGAGTGGTACGACGAAGATGGTGAATCCCTTATGCGGTACATTCTTTTAAACACGAACTCCGTGGATAAGAACGATGTTCTCGCAGCCCTCAAAGACGGTAATTACGCTTGCGTTAGAAAAATGTCCCGAGTTCTGAGCGATCCAAAGGTTAAAGCTTTCGGAATCCGGAATGGGGGAGAGGTCTTTTACGAATTTGAGGAAACTCCTTTAAGCGTTGATTTTATCGGTAGGAACGGAGAGACATTGTCTAGATCGTACGGCAAGAAAACAGGAACGTATCGGTTTCGTCCGGGAGACTTGTACGTCAGAATACAAGCCTTCTTACCGACTGGTTTAATCTTAAGTAATCCTTTCTATCGAAGGGATATTTCGAACTAG